Proteins co-encoded in one Patescibacteria group bacterium genomic window:
- the thpR gene encoding RNA 2',3'-cyclic phosphodiesterase has product MKHRLFIAINLPEPLKKRLAKLILELERRNKGLPVKWTNPEGLHLTLHFLGYLEEQQIPQVEKILEKVNKNCPPFIMRLDNIDVFPNFDNPRIIFVDCGKLGGGKACSIQKAIGEELEKGGFDVESRPWHEHVTIARVKDKCQLNIPRVEMGESDFEVRSIELMESQLTPGGAKYRVVKSFKLG; this is encoded by the coding sequence ATCGCCTTTTTATCGCCATCAATCTTCCAGAACCGCTCAAAAAAAGATTAGCAAAACTGATCTTAGAATTGGAAAGAAGAAACAAGGGGCTGCCCGTGAAGTGGACAAATCCCGAGGGCCTGCACTTGACCTTGCATTTTTTGGGTTACCTAGAAGAGCAACAAATACCGCAAGTTGAAAAAATATTAGAGAAAGTAAATAAAAATTGCCCCCCTTTTATTATGAGATTGGATAACATAGACGTTTTTCCTAATTTTGACAATCCCAGGATAATATTTGTCGATTGTGGAAAATTGGGCGGTGGGAAAGCTTGCAGTATTCAAAAAGCTATTGGCGAGGAATTAGAAAAGGGTGGTTTTGACGTGGAGTCACGGCCATGGCACGAACATGTTACTATTGCTAGAGTCAAGGACAAATGCCAGTTAAATATTCCGCGAGTGGAGATGGGGGAGAGTGATTTTGAGGTGAGAAGCATTGAATTGATGGAAAGTCAACTGACGCCAGGTGGAGCCAAGTATAGGGTTGTTAAATCGTTTAAGTTGGGGTAG
- a CDS encoding glutamate--tRNA ligase, with product MSTPSPIRVRFAPSPTGFLHVGSLRSALYNFLFTRHNKGKFLIRIEDTDKKRQIEGATEKLLKTLKDFDMESDEPVVVQSQRLDIYKKHAEQLVKNNKAYYCFCSTERLEKMRKEQQTRKEPPKYDGHCRELSREDVEKNIKESKPHIIRMRVPEQGMTEFEDIVRGKVKFENDLIDDQVLLKSDGYPTYHLASVVDDHEMKISHVIRGEEWLSSTPKHILLYKYFEWRPPEFAHLPLLLNPNKSKLSKRQGDVAVEDYLKKGYLKEALINFIAFLGWNPGTDKEAYSSNELIEDFELQKVQKAGAIFNLEKLDWLNGWYIRQLPVERLTELCLPFLIEAGFIKKTKKQKNKKTNENIVKLAQDRLKRLNEIGELVGFIFQEKLEYKSGLLIPKKSTKETTIKALEFTLSTIEQSSNRTIGNSQKLREELDSQREKQNLSRSDALWPLRVAVSGQQNSPDVFEIISALGKEKSVERIKHALNLLKK from the coding sequence ATGTCAACCCCCTCTCCAATCCGCGTTCGTTTCGCGCCCAGCCCAACTGGTTTTCTCCATGTTGGGAGCCTTCGGAGCGCTTTATATAATTTTTTATTTACCCGACATAATAAGGGTAAATTTTTGATTCGGATTGAAGATACGGACAAAAAAAGACAAATCGAAGGCGCTACTGAAAAACTACTTAAAACGCTCAAAGATTTTGATATGGAGAGTGATGAACCGGTGGTAGTGCAATCCCAGCGATTGGATATTTATAAAAAGCACGCTGAACAATTAGTCAAAAATAATAAAGCTTATTATTGTTTTTGTTCAACCGAGCGATTGGAAAAGATGCGTAAAGAACAGCAAACACGCAAAGAACCGCCAAAATATGATGGGCATTGCCGTGAGTTGAGCCGGGAAGATGTTGAAAAAAATATTAAAGAAAGTAAACCGCATATAATCCGGATGAGAGTGCCAGAGCAGGGGATGACTGAATTTGAAGATATTGTGCGGGGCAAAGTTAAATTTGAAAATGACTTGATTGACGACCAAGTTTTACTTAAATCTGACGGTTACCCAACCTATCATTTGGCTAGTGTGGTTGATGACCACGAGATGAAAATTAGTCATGTTATTAGGGGAGAGGAGTGGCTGTCTTCAACACCAAAACACATTTTACTTTATAAATATTTTGAATGGCGGCCTCCCGAGTTTGCTCATCTTCCGCTTCTTCTCAATCCAAACAAATCAAAACTTTCCAAACGCCAGGGTGATGTCGCGGTTGAAGATTATCTAAAAAAGGGTTATCTTAAAGAAGCTTTGATTAACTTTATTGCTTTTCTGGGCTGGAACCCGGGTACGGACAAAGAGGCATATTCTTCTAATGAGTTAATTGAAGATTTTGAATTGCAAAAAGTCCAAAAGGCCGGCGCGATTTTTAATCTTGAAAAACTGGATTGGCTTAATGGTTGGTACATACGGCAGTTGCCAGTTGAACGACTTACTGAATTGTGTTTGCCATTTTTAATTGAAGCTGGATTTATAAAAAAAACAAAAAAACAAAAAAACAAAAAAACAAACGAAAATATTGTCAAACTCGCCCAAGACAGATTAAAACGATTAAACGAGATAGGGGAGTTAGTTGGCTTTATTTTTCAAGAAAAATTAGAATATAAGTCCGGGCTTCTCATTCCCAAAAAATCAACCAAAGAAACAACAATCAAGGCTTTGGAATTTACCCTATCGACAATCGAGCAATCGAGCAATCGAACAATAGGGAATAGCCAAAAATTACGAGAAGAATTAGATTCCCAACGCGAAAAACAAAATTTATCGCGTTCCGACGCCCTCTGGCCCCTGCGCGTAGCCGTTTCCGGCCAACAAAATTCTCCTGATGTTTTTGAGATTATTAGTGCTTTGGGGAAAGAGAAAAGTGTTGAACGAATTAAACATGCCTTAAATCTACTTAAAAAATAA
- the serS gene encoding serine--tRNA ligase: MLDINFIRENPEEVKKGIAKKQLTVDIDRLLSLDKTKRDILQKIEALRAEQNNANKEIIKLKNDVKKQKLAEMKKIADQVKDVNNKLGIIEKDFTDLMRQIPNLPAPNVKVGRGEQDNQVARHEGDIPKFEFDPKDYVEIAEELDIIDTKRAAKVAGSRFGYIKGDLVLLEFALIRFAFDILTKAGFRLVLPPVMLNDNAMRGMGYLDRGAEEVYKTQDDLYLIGTSEQSLGAMHMDEILDSKKLPLHYAGFSTCFRREAGSYGKDTKGILRVHQFNKVEMFVFCKPEQSEDEHKLLLRMEENLMQALKLPYRVMDICSGDLGDPAAKKWDIEAWFPGSSEYRETHSTSNCTDWQARRLNIRYKDENNKNQFVHTLNGTAFSERPLLAILENYQTEAGGVRVPDVLREYVGKEMIE, encoded by the coding sequence ATGTTAGACATCAATTTTATTCGCGAAAATCCCGAAGAAGTTAAAAAAGGCATTGCTAAAAAGCAGTTAACCGTTGATATTGACCGTCTTTTATCATTAGACAAAACAAAACGGGATATTTTGCAAAAAATAGAAGCCCTGCGCGCCGAACAGAATAATGCTAATAAAGAGATTATTAAGCTAAAAAATGACGTTAAAAAGCAAAAATTAGCCGAAATGAAAAAAATTGCCGACCAAGTCAAAGATGTAAACAACAAGCTGGGGATAATAGAAAAAGATTTTACAGACTTAATGCGTCAGATTCCCAATTTACCAGCGCCTAATGTTAAAGTGGGCCGGGGAGAACAAGACAACCAAGTAGCGCGGCATGAAGGTGATATTCCTAAATTTGAATTTGACCCTAAAGATTATGTGGAGATTGCTGAAGAATTGGACATAATTGATACAAAAAGGGCTGCTAAAGTGGCTGGCTCGCGCTTTGGCTATATAAAAGGGGATTTAGTTTTGTTAGAATTTGCTTTGATTAGATTTGCGTTTGATATCCTAACTAAAGCCGGATTTAGGCTAGTCTTGCCGCCAGTAATGCTTAATGATAATGCAATGCGCGGCATGGGCTATCTTGATAGGGGAGCTGAAGAGGTTTATAAAACCCAAGATGATTTATACTTAATCGGCACTAGCGAGCAATCACTTGGAGCCATGCACATGGATGAGATACTAGACAGTAAAAAATTACCTTTGCATTATGCGGGTTTTTCCACTTGTTTCCGCCGAGAAGCCGGGAGTTATGGCAAGGACACCAAGGGTATTTTGCGTGTTCATCAGTTTAATAAAGTGGAAATGTTTGTTTTCTGCAAACCCGAACAATCAGAAGATGAGCATAAATTATTATTGCGAATGGAAGAAAATTTAATGCAGGCGCTTAAACTCCCATATCGAGTAATGGACATTTGCAGCGGCGATTTGGGCGACCCGGCGGCTAAAAAGTGGGATATTGAAGCTTGGTTTCCGGGTTCAAGCGAATACCGCGAAACTCACTCCACCTCTAACTGTACTGATTGGCAAGCCCGGCGTTTGAATATTCGCTATAAAGACGAAAATAATAAAAATCAATTTGTTCATACTTTAAATGGCACCGCGTTCTCCGAAAGGCCTCTTTTGGCGATTTTGGAAAATTATCAAACTGAAGCTGGGGGAGTGCGGGTGCCGGACGTTTTGCGGGAGTATGTGGGGAAAGAGATGATTGAGTAA
- a CDS encoding WecB/TagA/CpsF family glycosyltransferase: MKPTILGVQIDNLSRTEVLRKIEHFLNSEEQHYIVTPNPEFIVAAQKDQEFTKILNKADIAIPDGMGLKIAARILHKQKINRLAGVDLMIKICKLAAQKNKSIYLFGAGEGVAKKAVNKLKQKFPELKIAGAHSGGIINYQLSIINPKLNNSQNIAKIKSANPDIILVALGQVKQEKWIVQNLPKLPSVRLAMGVGGSFDYISKKTPRAPKFLRILGLEWLVRLILQPKRIKRIWNATAVFMWLVLKEKLTK; the protein is encoded by the coding sequence ATGAAACCTACCATTCTCGGCGTCCAAATTGATAATCTCTCCAGAACTGAAGTTCTAAGAAAAATTGAACATTTTTTGAATAGTGAGGAACAACACTACATTGTTACCCCCAATCCAGAGTTTATTGTTGCCGCCCAAAAAGATCAAGAATTTACCAAAATATTAAATAAGGCAGACATTGCTATTCCTGATGGTATGGGTCTTAAAATTGCGGCTCGTATTTTGCATAAACAAAAAATCAACCGCCTTGCCGGAGTTGATTTGATGATAAAAATTTGCAAACTCGCAGCCCAAAAAAACAAGTCAATATATTTATTCGGAGCCGGGGAGGGGGTAGCCAAAAAAGCTGTGAATAAGCTAAAGCAAAAATTTCCTGAATTAAAAATAGCAGGCGCGCACTCCGGCGGAATTATCAATTATCAATTATCAATTATCAATCCAAAGTTGAATAATAGTCAAAATATTGCTAAAATAAAATCAGCAAATCCTGACATTATACTCGTTGCCTTAGGCCAAGTTAAACAAGAAAAGTGGATAGTCCAAAATTTGCCAAAATTACCCTCTGTGCGCTTGGCCATGGGTGTTGGGGGTAGTTTTGACTATATCAGCAAAAAAACCCCCAGAGCGCCCAAATTTTTGCGAATTTTAGGCCTGGAATGGCTGGTTCGGTTAATTTTACAGCCAAAACGAATAAAAAGAATTTGGAACGCTACGGCAGTGTTTATGTGGTTGGTTTTGAAGGAAAAATTGACAAAATAA
- a CDS encoding metalloregulator ArsR/SmtB family transcription factor: MRQLSKKFKALGNEKRLSIMKMMLNNEKLTVGDTASKFRISIKGTSKHLLVLESAGFIKRIKDGMFVYYDSNFKNQNKPTQEALKFLKMILNIKK; the protein is encoded by the coding sequence ATGCGGCAGCTTAGTAAAAAATTTAAAGCCCTGGGGAATGAAAAAAGATTGAGTATCATGAAAATGATGTTAAATAATGAAAAATTAACCGTGGGCGATACTGCCAGCAAGTTTAGAATCAGTATAAAAGGAACATCTAAACATTTGCTTGTATTGGAATCCGCGGGGTTCATCAAGAGAATAAAGGATGGCATGTTCGTATATTATGACTCAAATTTTAAAAACCAGAATAAACCAACCCAAGAGGCATTAAAATTTTTGAAAATGATTCTTAATATTAAAAAGTAG
- a CDS encoding phosphoribosylamine--glycine ligase → MKPLKFLFYSYDGLITDIAWQIKKEGHQTKYYIKESEEREVGDGFVEKTLNWQQEVEWADVIIFDDVLGQGTLAKKLRDQGKRVIGGTPYTDRLEDERAFGQEELKKHGVSVAPHWNFTNFEEAIKFVRENPTKYVIKPSGEAQNLKGLLFIGEEDDGRDVIQVLNDYNKAWAKKIPNFQLQKRLVGVEIAVGAFFNGQEFIYPINVNFEHKKLFPGNLGPSTGEMGTVMFWSTPNKIFNATLKKFESVLAQEKYIGYIDINCIVNVNGIYPLEWTARFGYPTISIQQEGMVTPISEFLFELASGNKPVLKVKNGFQIGIRIVVPPFPFRDKQTFLVKSKDSVIFFKKPTEGVHIEDVKMINNEWLVTGTSGVVLIVCGTGQTMKQTQEQAYNRIKNINIPHMYYRDDIGERWFNDSDKLHNWGYLRES, encoded by the coding sequence ATGAAACCTCTAAAATTTCTCTTTTATTCCTACGACGGCCTGATCACCGATATCGCCTGGCAAATAAAAAAGGAAGGACATCAAACTAAATATTATATTAAAGAGTCAGAAGAACGTGAAGTCGGTGATGGCTTCGTTGAAAAAACTCTTAATTGGCAACAGGAAGTCGAATGGGCTGATGTCATTATTTTTGATGATGTCCTAGGCCAAGGAACCCTTGCCAAAAAATTACGCGACCAAGGCAAAAGAGTTATCGGCGGAACACCGTATACTGACCGTCTTGAGGATGAACGCGCCTTTGGTCAAGAAGAGCTAAAAAAACATGGCGTATCAGTAGCTCCTCATTGGAATTTCACTAATTTCGAAGAAGCAATTAAATTTGTTCGAGAAAATCCTACTAAATATGTTATCAAACCGAGCGGCGAGGCCCAAAACTTAAAAGGCCTGCTTTTTATCGGTGAAGAAGACGACGGCCGAGATGTTATCCAAGTTTTAAACGATTACAACAAAGCCTGGGCCAAAAAAATTCCCAATTTTCAGCTCCAAAAAAGATTAGTCGGTGTCGAAATTGCTGTCGGCGCCTTCTTTAACGGCCAAGAATTTATCTATCCAATTAATGTTAACTTTGAGCACAAAAAACTCTTTCCCGGCAACCTTGGTCCTTCTACTGGGGAAATGGGAACTGTTATGTTTTGGTCAACTCCTAACAAAATTTTTAACGCCACCCTAAAAAAATTTGAATCGGTTCTCGCTCAAGAAAAATATATCGGCTATATTGATATTAACTGCATTGTTAATGTTAATGGCATCTACCCATTGGAATGGACCGCCCGATTTGGTTACCCCACTATCAGCATCCAACAAGAAGGAATGGTTACGCCTATCAGCGAATTTCTTTTTGAACTTGCTTCCGGAAACAAACCCGTTTTAAAAGTTAAAAATGGTTTCCAAATCGGTATTCGTATTGTTGTACCACCGTTCCCTTTCCGCGATAAACAAACCTTTCTAGTTAAATCCAAAGATTCGGTCATCTTTTTTAAAAAACCTACCGAAGGAGTTCACATAGAAGATGTTAAAATGATTAATAATGAATGGCTGGTTACTGGAACATCAGGCGTCGTGCTGATAGTCTGCGGCACTGGTCAAACCATGAAACAAACCCAAGAACAAGCTTACAACCGAATTAAAAACATCAATATCCCCCACATGTATTATCGTGACGATATTGGTGAACGTTGGTTTAACGATAGCGATAAACTTCATAACTGGGGATATTTGAGAGAAAGCTAA
- a CDS encoding nucleotidyl transferase AbiEii/AbiGii toxin family protein, with amino-acid sequence MAEKIITKEQEQFLEYFKKNKLLAQDFYLTGGTALALFYYQHRKSEDLDFFTSKKIPNSIIDKSIKDVKIKLNASKVEYNQLYDRRIYQFKLTKKGILKIEFTLYPFKNLKKLKKINGVFVDSLLDMGANKIMSIMDRFEPKDFFDLYFMKNDFRLENLRTAAQKKFGIEIDPIALVSRFNKVKDLRIIPQMIKKVDIIDLKNYFQKFNKKEAKMFLV; translated from the coding sequence ATGGCCGAAAAAATCATAACAAAAGAACAGGAGCAATTCTTAGAGTATTTTAAAAAAAATAAATTGCTGGCCCAAGATTTTTATTTAACCGGGGGCACAGCTTTGGCTTTATTTTATTACCAACATCGCAAGTCCGAAGATCTAGATTTTTTTACTTCAAAGAAAATACCAAATTCAATAATTGATAAATCCATCAAAGATGTTAAAATTAAGCTTAATGCTAGCAAAGTTGAGTATAATCAATTGTATGATCGGCGAATTTATCAATTCAAATTAACTAAAAAAGGTATTTTAAAAATAGAGTTCACCTTATATCCATTCAAAAATCTAAAAAAGCTTAAAAAAATCAATGGCGTATTTGTTGATAGCCTCTTAGATATGGGAGCCAATAAAATTATGTCTATAATGGATAGATTTGAGCCTAAAGATTTTTTTGATTTGTATTTTATGAAAAATGACTTTCGGCTGGAAAATTTAAGAACCGCAGCTCAAAAAAAGTTCGGTATTGAAATAGACCCGATAGCTTTAGTTAGTCGGTTCAACAAAGTCAAAGATTTAAGGATAATCCCCCAAATGATAAAAAAAGTTGACATAATAGATTTAAAAAATTATTTTCAAAAGTTTAACAAAAAAGAAGCTAAAATGTTTTTAGTTTGA
- a CDS encoding tyrosine-type recombinase/integrase, protein MQKSSKPIIKHILDFLEFCEVEKGLTQKSIENYKRFLDKFLNWLKNKKLQNLKPHELTDKHIWDYRVYLSRYIDPRTSSSLSRRTQNYYLVVLRVLLAYFADKDIESLPSDKIKLPKLRDSDKAIKFLTVEQIEKLLSVTDIKTKTGLRDRTIMEVLFSTGLRVSELTSLNQDQFNLSWIKKNAKSYELSITGKGGRTRTVYFSQRALYWLNKYLQKRIDNDKALFIHYHSPDKETKSHRLTPRSVARIVAKYTKMAGLPISATPHTLRHSFATDLLTRGADIRAVQEFLGHKNIVTTQVYTHVTNKRLRDLYDKFHSGNK, encoded by the coding sequence ATGCAGAAATCATCCAAACCAATCATAAAACATATACTGGATTTTTTAGAATTTTGTGAAGTTGAAAAAGGATTAACTCAAAAATCTATTGAAAATTATAAAAGATTTTTAGATAAATTTTTAAATTGGTTAAAAAATAAAAAATTACAAAACCTTAAACCTCACGAACTAACTGATAAACATATTTGGGATTATCGAGTTTATTTATCTAGATACATTGATCCTCGGACCAGCTCTTCCCTATCCCGGCGGACCCAGAACTATTACCTGGTAGTTCTAAGGGTTTTGTTGGCTTATTTTGCGGATAAAGACATTGAATCCCTGCCATCTGATAAGATTAAATTGCCAAAGCTACGAGACTCGGATAAGGCAATCAAATTTTTGACAGTTGAACAAATAGAAAAGCTTCTCTCGGTTACGGACATCAAAACAAAAACCGGCCTGCGTGACCGGACAATCATGGAAGTTTTGTTCAGCACTGGTTTGCGAGTATCCGAGCTCACGAGCTTAAATCAAGATCAATTTAATCTTTCTTGGATAAAAAAGAATGCCAAATCTTATGAATTAAGCATCACTGGCAAGGGCGGCCGTACCCGTACGGTTTATTTTTCGCAACGGGCATTATATTGGCTAAATAAATATTTACAAAAGCGGATTGATAATGACAAAGCGCTTTTTATTCATTATCATTCGCCTGATAAAGAAACCAAGTCTCATCGATTGACTCCCCGTTCAGTAGCGCGAATTGTGGCCAAATACACTAAAATGGCTGGCTTACCGATTAGCGCTACGCCCCATACTTTGCGCCATAGTTTTGCTACTGATTTATTAACTCGCGGAGCGGACATTAGAGCAGTCCAAGAGTTTTTAGGCCATAAAAATATTGTCACTACGCAGGTTTACACTCATGTAACTAACAAAAGATTACGGGATTTGTATGACAAGTTTCATAGCGGAAATAAATAA
- a CDS encoding peptidoglycan DD-metalloendopeptidase family protein, whose product MHSQKQKNNYYFTVIILAVFCTVFLFSPVLAAYDQDPVSILEQEINKKKQYIKELETERELYQERITQKQKEALSLSNQLSILESRIEKAKLNIELTQSKIEEADLQIRKVEKEITDKEEKIETNKVNLGEFIRTIYKYDQKGYIEIILTNDNLSDFFNHIQYLESVQNDVQITLGEVQELRERLVVEKNNLGAKKKKLENLKEELLSEKNALAEETGMKTNLLAQTKSSERKFENLLVLARQEFEQANVEMKNLEQKIRAALEAQEQEQGGTDLDNDTATLSWPVPSRQIVAYFHDPDYPYRLWIGEHSGVDIRTLRDGVPSNGISVRAAASGYVARAKNGGATGYSYVMIIHNNGISTVYGHLSRIDVKEDSYVKRGQVMGLSGGMPGTPGAGRFSSGPHLHFEVRLNGIPVNPLNYLP is encoded by the coding sequence ATGCATTCACAGAAACAAAAAAATAATTATTATTTCACAGTTATAATTCTGGCAGTTTTTTGTACTGTCTTTTTATTTTCGCCAGTTCTAGCCGCTTATGACCAGGACCCGGTTAGTATTTTAGAACAAGAAATCAACAAAAAGAAACAGTACATCAAAGAGCTGGAAACCGAGCGTGAGCTATACCAAGAAAGAATAACCCAGAAACAAAAAGAAGCTTTAAGCCTAAGCAATCAACTTAGTATCTTAGAGAGCCGAATTGAAAAAGCGAAATTAAATATTGAGCTCACCCAGTCTAAGATAGAAGAAGCGGATTTGCAAATTCGTAAGGTAGAAAAAGAGATTACTGATAAGGAAGAAAAAATCGAAACCAATAAAGTTAATCTCGGTGAATTTATTCGTACCATCTACAAATACGATCAAAAAGGGTATATAGAAATTATTTTGACTAATGATAACTTGTCTGATTTTTTTAATCACATTCAATATCTGGAGAGTGTGCAGAATGATGTCCAGATTACTTTGGGTGAAGTCCAAGAATTAAGAGAAAGGCTGGTAGTAGAGAAAAATAATTTAGGCGCTAAGAAGAAAAAGTTAGAAAATTTAAAAGAAGAGCTCTTGTCCGAGAAAAATGCCTTGGCCGAAGAAACTGGCATGAAAACCAATTTGCTGGCCCAGACAAAAAGTTCAGAAAGAAAATTTGAAAATTTGCTGGTTTTAGCGCGTCAGGAATTTGAACAAGCAAATGTTGAAATGAAAAATTTAGAGCAAAAGATTCGCGCGGCCCTGGAAGCCCAGGAGCAAGAGCAGGGGGGAACTGATTTAGATAACGATACGGCCACTTTGTCCTGGCCGGTTCCGTCGCGTCAAATCGTTGCTTATTTTCATGACCCGGACTATCCCTACCGCCTTTGGATTGGCGAACATTCAGGCGTTGATATTAGAACTTTGAGAGACGGCGTGCCCTCTAATGGCATTTCAGTTAGAGCGGCAGCTTCCGGCTATGTGGCGCGGGCTAAAAATGGCGGGGCTACAGGCTACAGTTATGTAATGATTATCCACAATAATGGCATTTCCACTGTTTACGGGCACCTTTCAAGAATTGATGTAAAAGAAGATAGTTATGTAAAGCGAGGCCAAGTGATGGGTCTTTCCGGCGGTATGCCCGGCACCCCAGGCGCCGGCAGATTTAGCAGCGGACCCCATCTGCATTTTGAAGTGAGATTGAATGGGATACCGGTGAATCCACTCAATTATCTCCCGTGA
- a CDS encoding HD domain-containing protein: MPMGLESSMSEEQLKEMGIKPEEITVEKSEEKKIEKELTPIDKEYKAAQERFSGLINLVNERYENPNSTIAESPEQLKSFEEHNKQILNFCVERGVKKGLGEKQLATLEAAAILHDLAKSGKPPEESANIQNYMLAAHGEIAANEVKSIFEQQPEMLTKILGENYSEEDVEKTISTIEEAIRCHMGPHPGFMTRILENVNKELQKKGEMEIKHPYPEEGNIVAETLLAADMGSLADRKGREKVLTIRLNVPFFRKQDEHLSGECQEFDIDLSPGEAALLSGFDSAEQARDMLEDEDDREWVNELIEESKKGQYTYSEEKINYHDAITKREQFETAKRLSKV; encoded by the coding sequence ATGCCTATGGGACTAGAAAGTTCAATGTCAGAGGAGCAATTAAAAGAAATGGGGATAAAACCAGAAGAAATAACCGTTGAAAAATCCGAAGAGAAAAAAATAGAAAAAGAATTAACTCCTATTGATAAAGAGTATAAAGCCGCTCAAGAAAGATTTTCTGGATTGATTAATTTGGTCAATGAACGTTACGAAAATCCTAATTCAACAATAGCTGAAAGTCCAGAGCAACTTAAATCTTTTGAAGAACATAATAAGCAAATATTGAATTTTTGCGTTGAAAGAGGAGTAAAAAAGGGCCTAGGTGAAAAACAACTCGCAACGCTTGAGGCAGCAGCGATTTTACACGATTTAGCTAAATCAGGTAAACCGCCAGAAGAATCAGCAAACATTCAAAATTATATGCTGGCGGCTCACGGCGAAATTGCCGCCAATGAAGTAAAGAGTATTTTTGAGCAACAACCAGAGATGCTGACCAAAATTTTAGGAGAAAATTATAGCGAAGAAGACGTCGAAAAGACAATATCGACTATTGAGGAAGCGATTAGATGCCATATGGGACCACATCCCGGTTTTATGACGAGGATATTAGAAAATGTAAATAAAGAGCTCCAAAAAAAAGGAGAAATGGAAATCAAACATCCTTATCCGGAAGAAGGAAACATTGTAGCAGAAACACTTTTAGCGGCTGATATGGGCTCGTTAGCTGATCGCAAAGGAAGAGAAAAAGTATTAACAATTCGTTTGAATGTTCCATTTTTCAGAAAGCAAGACGAACACTTAAGTGGGGAATGTCAAGAATTTGATATTGATTTAAGTCCTGGTGAAGCTGCGCTTTTGAGCGGTTTTGACAGCGCTGAACAAGCCAGGGATATGCTTGAAGATGAAGATGACCGGGAATGGGTAAATGAACTAATAGAAGAATCGAAAAAAGGACAGTATACCTATTCTGAAGAAAAAATAAATTATCATGACGCAATTACTAAAAGAGAACAATTTGAAACAGCTAAAAGATTAAGTAAAGTATGA
- a CDS encoding FtsQ-type POTRA domain-containing protein produces the protein MSFLKRRRRDYHGVHVDPARVKKQKRATKFRKFLNTVYAIIIFGTLLWLVYFVLYSSTFKIKNITITGNQGVSREEIVSVVNVLLDSKKYFIVPKNTFFTVNTDGLSEVLNDNFILAYSEIKKKFPHDLNISIREKLAGLNFCLETREKCYYVNYDGLVVHRVGGAELDPRLPLLFYRLSPQKNEQVGETPTPATTTTPINKQGLPTITISQTNLPVTMIRFVLELFIGFSQKIRETGIHDMEVNTLEIYEKKVIVNTHAGYQIYFNYDKSLAEQMNNLNTILMKKIKGEQENLEYVDLRFGEKIYYKMK, from the coding sequence ATGTCTTTCTTAAAACGGAGAAGGCGAGACTATCACGGCGTTCATGTTGACCCGGCTCGAGTTAAAAAACAAAAGCGGGCAACAAAATTCAGAAAATTTTTAAACACTGTTTATGCGATTATTATCTTTGGTACACTGCTCTGGCTGGTGTATTTTGTTTTATATTCCTCAACTTTTAAAATCAAAAATATTACTATCACTGGTAATCAAGGTGTCTCCAGAGAGGAGATTGTAAGCGTCGTAAATGTGCTTTTAGACTCAAAAAAATATTTCATTGTTCCTAAAAATACCTTTTTCACTGTTAATACTGATGGGCTTAGCGAAGTATTGAATGATAACTTTATTTTAGCCTATTCGGAAATCAAGAAAAAATTTCCCCATGATTTAAATATTAGTATACGAGAAAAACTTGCCGGGCTCAACTTTTGCTTAGAAACCAGGGAGAAGTGTTATTATGTCAACTATGACGGCCTGGTTGTCCATAGAGTAGGCGGGGCCGAACTTGATCCTAGGCTGCCATTACTTTTTTACAGATTGTCCCCCCAAAAAAATGAGCAGGTGGGGGAGACCCCCACCCCGGCGACCACCACAACCCCTATAAACAAACAAGGGCTACCGACAATAACTATTAGCCAAACCAATTTACCGGTTACCATGATTCGCTTTGTTTTAGAGCTTTTTATCGGGTTTAGTCAAAAAATAAGGGAGACAGGTATTCATGATATGGAAGTTAATACTCTAGAAATTTACGAAAAAAAAGTGATAGTTAATACCCACGCGGGGTATCAAATTTATTTTAATTATGACAAATCTCTAGCGGAACAAATGAATAACTTAAATACAATATTAATGAAAAAAATAAAAGGGGAGCAAGAGAACCTTGAATATGTTGACTTGCGTTTTGGAGAAAAAATTTATTATAAGATGAAATAG